In Humulus lupulus chromosome 6, drHumLupu1.1, whole genome shotgun sequence, a single genomic region encodes these proteins:
- the LOC133782311 gene encoding kinesin-like protein KIN-12F: MRPTNTAEGSTEPRFLGTISASSIRNLLPRSISSSASFCKKKHFNSDIRKSKSNAENTPPIDPNIIDHSNSQASSLVVKQLPSKDVSNSQPDIVTKDAQTRASMATESPVKVVVRIRPSNDGDRGRDRTVSKVSPNAVSIGDRKYTFDSVFDSKNDQEDVFECVGVPLVKSALAGYNTSIVSYGQSGSGKTYTMWGPPSAIVDDPSPCSQQGIVPRILQMLFSETEKEQNNSEGIQTNFQFRCSFLEIYNEQIGDLLDPTQRNLEIKDDSKNGLYVENLTEEYVASYEDVMQILIKGLSSRKVGATSVNSKSSRSHIVLTFIIESWSKGTSSKCFGSSKTSRISFVDLAGLDRNKDDGTGSEKEAKSIKKSLSRLGHLVNILAKKPQSGKPEDALYKSSCLTHLLRESLGGNSKLTVLCAISPDFNHEGEILGTLRFGQRVKSVGNEPVINEITEDDVNDLSDQIRQLKEELIRAKSSGTNLVVSKHGHFQGRNVRDSLNQLRVSLNRSLLLPCVDHESDEELHIDEGDVKELQQQLDKLRKSWEENVRGQSCDGDSIQLAEICENDLNSEDDMNGLDEEMGTDVINLEKSQNELSRKDNITLTDDIRSSLNTSRAVNSDIRSSILISSCRPAILQEPTLSESPKIGKNLRKSVAVSASHLDSQNNAVDNSQIKSNVLTQSLSQTESIRSSLRSSKIFPGPAETLEASLQRGLDIIENHQRGSALNKSVAFSFEHLTLQPCPEVDKSSSPGQTILCASCRSQINKIDPNEVQDSLKTWIVPITEEGNSNKDATTRGDLENLCMEQAAKIEQLNQLVEQYKHEKHSSIVENSQEGNCQHEIIPFDESQNEKTLLRCNSIDNYEIKEVQNESVFDVNEKEALLKEIQILRSKLQSDTGASLNKSTDKLRTSLLSRSIQLRRSDIFQNNNDDELEKERQRWTEMESEWISLTDELRIDIDMHRRRAEKVEMELRSEKQCSEELDDALHRAVLGHARMVEHYAELQEKYNELAGKHRAIMEGIAEVKRAAAKAGKKGQGARFAKSLAAELSTMRVERERERELLKKENKSLKLQLRDTAEAVHAAGELLVRLREAEQAASAAEENLVNSQQDNEKLKKQLDKMKRKHKMEVVTMKHYMAESKLPESALQPLYRDDSTELPQSTLPDDDQAWRAEFGAIYQDHY, encoded by the exons ATGAGGCCTACTAACACTGCAGAAGGTAGTACGGAGCCTCGGTTTCTCGGAACTATTTCGGCTTCTTCGATCCGAAACCTGCTTCCGAGATCGATTTCCTCATCCGCATCTTTCTGTAAGAAGAAGCACTTCAATTCAGATATTCGTAAGTCCAAATCTAATGCCGAGAACACCCCGCCGATCGATCCCAACATCATCGACCACAGTAACAGCCAAGCATCGTCTTTGGTGGTCAAGCAGCTACCGTCCAAAGATGTTTCCAATTCTCAGCCGGATATCGTTACAAAAGACGCTCAAACGCGAGCGTCTATGGCTACAGAGTCTCCAGTGAAG GTTGTAGTGAGAATTAGACCTTCTAATGATGGTGACCGAGGAAGAGATCGGACTGTAAGTAAGGTTTCGCCAAATGCGGTGTCGATTGGGGACAGGAAATATACATTTGATTCGGTCTTCGACTCAAAAAACGATCAG GAAGACGTCTTCGAATGTGTTGGTGTCCCGTTAGTAAAGAGTGCTTTAGCAGGGTACAATACTTCCATTGTGTCGTATGGACAG AGTGGTAGTGGAAAGACATACACGATGTGGGGTCCTCCGAGCGCCATTGTTGATGATCCGTCTCCTTGTAGTCAGCAGGGCATTGTTCCTCGCATCTTGCAGATGCTATTCTCTGAGACTGAGAAA GAGCAAAATAATTCGGAAGGAATACAGACAAATTTTCAATTCCGTTGCTCTTTCCTGGAG ATATATAATGAGCAAATAGGGGATTTGCTTGATCCAACCCAGCGGAACCTTGAG ATTAAGGATGATTCAAAGAATGGCCTGTATGTTGAGAATTTGACAGAAGAATACGTGGCTAGCTATGAGGACGTGATGCAGATACTCATTAAG GGTCTTTCAAGTAGAAAAGTTGGAGCAACTAGTGTGAATTCTAAGAGCTCGAGGTCTCATATTGTTTTAACTTTTATCATCGAGTCCTGGAGTAAG GGTACCTCATCAAAGTGTTTTGGCAGTTCAAAAACAAGCAGAATCAGCTTTGTTGACCTTGCCGGTTTGGATAGAAACAAAGATGATGGTACAGGAAGTGAAAAGGAAGCAAAAAGTATAAAAAAGTCCTTGTCACGGCTTgg ACATTTGGTTAATATTCTAGCTAAGAAACCTCAGTCTGGAAAACCTGAAGATGCATTATACAAGAGTTCCTGCTTAACACATTTATTGCGAGAATCACTTGGTGGCAATTCTAAGCTTACAGTGCTTTGTGCCATCTCTCCTGATTTTAA TCACGAAGGAGAAATACTTGGAACATTACGTTTTGGACAACGAGTAAAATCTGTTGGAAATGAACCAGTGATTAATGAGATAACTGAGGACGATGTTAATGATTTGAGTGATCAAATTCGCCAGTTGAAG GAAGAACTTATCAGAGCAAAGTCTAGTGGTACGAACTTAGTTGTGAGTAAGCATGGGCATTTTCAGGGAAGAAATGTACGTGATAGCTTGAATCAGCTACGAGTGAGCCTAAATCGCTCATTATTACTACCTTGCGTTGACCATGAATCTGATGAGGAGTTACACATTGATGAGGGTGATGTAAAAGAACTACAACAGCAGCTAGATAAGCTACGTAAATCTTGGGAAGAAAATGTGAGAGGCCAATCTTGCGATGGAGATTCCATCCAGTTGGCTGAAATTTGTGAGAACGACTTGAATAGTGAAGATGATATGAACGGGCTAGATGAAGAAATGGGAACTGACGTAATCAATCTGGAAAAATCTCAGAATGAACTTTCTCGTAAGGACAACATTACATTGACAGATGACATCAGAAGCTCCTTGAACACCTCAAGGGCTGTCAATTCAGATATTAGAAGCAGCATTTTGATAAGTTCATGCAGGCCTGCAATCCTCCAAGAGCCAACATTGTCAGAGTCTCCGAAAATAGGGAAGAACCTAAGGAAAAGTGTGGCTGTTTCAGCGAGTCATTTGGATAGTCAGAACAATGCTGTAGACAATTCCCAGATTAAATCAAATGTGTTGACACAGTCACTTAGCCAGACCGAAAGTATCCGATCTTCTCTGCGGTCCAGCAAGATATTTCCAGGCCCTGCAGAGACTTTGGAAGCTAGCCTTCAAAGGGGTTTGGATATCATTGAAAACCATCAGAGGGGCTCTGCATTGAACAAATCTGTTGCCTTCTCTTTTGAGCACTTGACACTGCAACCTTGTCCAGAGGTTGATAAATCGAGTTCTCCCGGTCAGACAATCCTTTGTGCATCTTGCCGATCACAGATTAACAAAATAGATCCCAATGAGGTCCAAGATAGTTTAAAGACATGGATTGTACCAATCACTGAAGAAGGAAACTCTAACAAG GATGCTACAACGAGAGGGGATCTTGAAAATCTTTGTATGGAACAAGCAGCTAAAATTGAGCAACTGAATCAGTTG GTTGAGCAATATAAACATGAGAAACATAGTTCCATTGTAGAAAACAGTCAAGAAGGCAACTGTCAGCATGAAATAATACCGTTTGATGAGTCTCAGAATGAAAAAacg CTTTTAAGGTGCAATTCCATTGATAACTATGAGATCAAGGAAGTTCAGAATGAATCAGTTTTTGATGTGAATGAAAAGGAAGCGCTTCTCAAGGAAATTCAAATTCTAAGGAGCAAGCTGCAGTCAGATACTGGTGCATCTTTAAACAAGTCTACGGATAAACTAAGGACATCTTTACTGTCACGATCAATTCAACTGAGGAGAAGTGATATTTTCCAAAACAATAATGACGATGAATTGGAAAAAGAAAGACAAAGGTGGACAGAAATGGAGAGCGAGTGGATTTCCTTGACAGATGAACTGCGAATAGATATTGACATGCATCGCCGACGAGCAGAGAAAGTTGAGATGGAGTTGAGATCAGAGAAGCAGTGCAGTGAAGAGTTGGATGATGCACTTCATAGAGCTGTCCTTGGTCATGCTAGAATGGTTGAGCACTATGCTGAGCTTCAGGAGAAGTACAATGAATTGGCTGGAAAGCACCGAGCAATTATGGAAGGGATTGCAGAGGTGAAGAGGGCAGCAGCCAAGGCAGGAAAGAAAGGTCAGGGAGCTCGGTTTGCTAAGTCTCTAGCTGCGGAGCTCTCTACAATGAGAgtggagagagagagggagagagaacttttGAAGAAGGAAAACAAAAGCCTCAAACTTCAACTCAGAGATACTGCTGAAGCTGTTCATGCTGCTGGAGAACTCCTTGTTAGACTTAGAGAAGCTGAACAAGCAGCCTCAGCTGCTGAG GAGAACCTTGTGAATTCACAACAAGACAATGAGAAGTTGAAGAAACAATTGGACAAGAtgaaaagaaaacataaaatggAGGTGGTAACCATGAAACACTATATGGCAGAGAGTAAATTACCTGAATCTGCATTGCAGCCACTGTATCGGGATGATTCTACTGAATTACCACAGAGCACACTCCCGGATGATGATCAGGCATGGAGAGCAGAATTTGGGGCTATATATCAAGATCATTACTGA